Proteins encoded together in one Drosophila albomicans strain 15112-1751.03 chromosome 2R, ASM965048v2, whole genome shotgun sequence window:
- the LOC117576179 gene encoding uncharacterized protein LOC117576179 isoform X1, with protein MVAHSKIFELPLCRMNCASVIHALPYQTCTEAYIWNIYRNHVASGKYYFPLLLLPLLMQCNKLNRKRVWSAVRNYLETSSVGAMINATNYYLVCIFRKLNGRFVWAFTPFISTFLGAQLIWLAPPKVVQFYCTGIVHSSLETILRQLNFGVVHSHLTRTLVFMLCSIIVLRGQQAHGYSDFWFIKPKQLPQDYRERSIEQRIKDGLLELRAYLGFGLGMDLFNAVVNRKMGKFNMKSTRFLVSYMGIYKVLQCLLIDHMDVKHTNLLAAFLSGGAFWFVRQIPLTLMSFAVVVATQVLWKEFCATDASKSQLRSGLQCIPWAKLLIPPNLAYLTHINFFQRAKVSKLAMSFIENTCEFNSLRIYNLLSLSTEALMDMCSKLPERPFLF; from the exons atggttGCGCACAGCAAGATTTTTGAGTTGCCCTTATGTCGTATGAATTGTGCAAGCGTTATCCACGCCCTACCCTATCAGACCTGTACGGAGGCTTACATCTGGAATATTTATCGCAATCATGTGGCCAGtggcaaatattattttcctttattGTTG CTTCCGTTGCTTATgcaatgcaacaaattgaataggAAACGCGTGTGGTCCGCAGTGAGAAACTATCTTGAAACTTCGAGTGTAGGCGCCATGATAAATGCCACAAACTACTATTTAGTTTGCATCTTTAGAAAGCTGAATGGACGGTTTGTTTGGGCGTTTACACCATTTATATCCACTTTCTTGGGAGCGCAACTCATCTGGTTGGCGCCACCAAAAGTGGTGCAATTTTATTGCACCGGCATTGTGCATTCA TCACTGGAGACTATTTTGAGGCAACTGAACTTTGGAGTGGTACATTCCCATCTAACTCGCACTTTGGTGTTCATGTTGTGCTCGATCATCGTGCTGCGTGGACAACAAGCACATGGATACTCGGATTTCTGGTTCATCAAGCCAAAACAATTACCGCAAGATTACCGTGAGCGATCCATCGAGCAGCGTATAAAGGATGGTCTACTGGAATTACGCGCCTATCTGGGCTTTGGTTTGGGTATGGATTTATTCAATGCTGTGGTAAACAGAAAAATGGGAAAGTTTAATATGAAATCTACACGTTTTTTGGTCAGTTATATGGGCATCTATAAG GTGTTACAATGTTTGCTAATAGACCACATGGAtgtaaaacacacaaatttactTGCAGCATTTTTAAGTGGCGGTGCCTTCTGGTTTGTCAGGCAAATACCCTTAACCCTTATGTCgtttgctgtggttgttgccaCCCAAGTACTGTGGAAAGAGTTTTGTGCCACGGATGCATCTAAAAGTCAACTACGATCTGGTCTCCAATGCATTCCGTGGGCCAAATTATTAATACCACCAAATCTGGCATATTTGACACACATCAATTTCTTCCAAAGAGCAAAGGTCAGCAAGTTGGCAATGTCTTTTATCGAGAACACATGTGAATTCAA CTCTTTACGTATATACAATCTGCTGTCGCTTTCCACTGAAGCATTAATGGACATGTGCAGCAAACTTCCAGAGAGGCcattcttattttaa
- the LOC117576179 gene encoding uncharacterized protein LOC117576179 isoform X4 — protein MVAHSKIFELPLCRMNCASVIHALPYQTCTEAYIWNIYRNHVASGKYYFPLLLLPLLMQCNKLNRKRVWSAVRNYLETSSVGAMINATNYYLVCIFRKLNGRFVWAFTPFISTFLGAQLIWLAPPKVVQFYCTGIVHSSLETILRQLNFGVVHSHLTRTLVFMLCSIIVLRGQQAHGYSDFWFIKPKQLPQDYRERSIEQRIKDGLLELRAYLGFGLGMDLFNAVVNRKMGKFNMKSTRFLVSYMGIYKVLQCLLIDHMDVKHTNLLAAFLSGGAFWFVRQIPLTLMSFAVVVATQVLWKEFCATDASKSQLRSGLQCIPWAKLLIPPNLAYLTHINFFQRAKVSKLAMSFIENTCEFNDLRISNMLSLSTEEIMDIFSKLPKRPFLF, from the exons atggttGCGCACAGCAAGATTTTTGAGTTGCCCTTATGTCGTATGAATTGTGCAAGCGTTATCCACGCCCTACCCTATCAGACCTGTACGGAGGCTTACATCTGGAATATTTATCGCAATCATGTGGCCAGtggcaaatattattttcctttattGTTG CTTCCGTTGCTTATgcaatgcaacaaattgaataggAAACGCGTGTGGTCCGCAGTGAGAAACTATCTTGAAACTTCGAGTGTAGGCGCCATGATAAATGCCACAAACTACTATTTAGTTTGCATCTTTAGAAAGCTGAATGGACGGTTTGTTTGGGCGTTTACACCATTTATATCCACTTTCTTGGGAGCGCAACTCATCTGGTTGGCGCCACCAAAAGTGGTGCAATTTTATTGCACCGGCATTGTGCATTCA TCACTGGAGACTATTTTGAGGCAACTGAACTTTGGAGTGGTACATTCCCATCTAACTCGCACTTTGGTGTTCATGTTGTGCTCGATCATCGTGCTGCGTGGACAACAAGCACATGGATACTCGGATTTCTGGTTCATCAAGCCAAAACAATTACCGCAAGATTACCGTGAGCGATCCATCGAGCAGCGTATAAAGGATGGTCTACTGGAATTACGCGCCTATCTGGGCTTTGGTTTGGGTATGGATTTATTCAATGCTGTGGTAAACAGAAAAATGGGAAAGTTTAATATGAAATCTACACGTTTTTTGGTCAGTTATATGGGCATCTATAAG GTGTTACAATGTTTGCTAATAGACCACATGGAtgtaaaacacacaaatttactTGCAGCATTTTTAAGTGGCGGTGCCTTCTGGTTTGTCAGGCAAATACCCTTAACCCTTATGTCgtttgctgtggttgttgccaCCCAAGTACTGTGGAAAGAGTTTTGTGCCACGGATGCATCTAAAAGTCAACTACGATCTGGTCTCCAATGCATTCCGTGGGCCAAATTATTAATACCACCAAATCTGGCATATTTGACACACATCAATTTCTTCCAAAGAGCAAAGGTCAGCAAGTTGGCAATGTCTTTTATCGAGAACACATGTGAATTCAA
- the LOC117573956 gene encoding uncharacterized protein LOC117573956, translating into MGGLSKYFVEHVSKCSCNDLVHPHSCRRAMLQNLFHFVLSNMKYYLPMALLHLVSRKLRGFHEDLLHDASWYFTQLVSGGVLNGYLIATFICMMRNFLGEFRYFTLVFAPSVLGGLLTAYLPKRVKNVEHTGIFQSLIESFLLQRGNFVTKLLASSLTLQTLVFMVCSAIVLLGKERRWHNGFWFLTPEAVPPTDASNLGLYILQGMRKYLLIGLALDSFKGLLGCIKSGHWQLRQFRLESMAWLGCYAGIYRSILCYLRGQRAINETQLRVLAAFVGGISYLCFPKLTILSYALLETGRTIGGKYKTDKRNRLGITDVIFPFALAYIIHTYVFYPKKISGLGGIIIDSTTANYGSNIRKRLQKLYPFFAENS; encoded by the exons ATGGGCGGTCTAAGCAAATACTTTGTGGAGCACGTCAGCAAGTGCAGCTGCAATGACCTGGTTCATCCGCACAGCTGTCGGCGTGCTATGCTGCAGAATCTTTTCCATTTTGTCTTGTCGAATATGAAATACTATCTTCCAATGGCACTCCTGCATCTGGTGAGTCGCAAATTGCGTGGATTCCATGAGGATTTGCTCCACGACGCGTCCTGGTACTTCACCCAATTGGTGTCTGGTGGAGTGTTGAATGGCTACCTCATAGCTACATTCATTTGCATGATGCG TAATTTCCTAGGTGAGTTTCGCTACTTCACGTTAGTGTTTGCACCTTCCGTCTTGGGTGGCCTCTTGACCGCCTATTTACCGAAGCGCGTTAAAAATGTGGAGCACACGGGAATATTTCAGTCC TTAATAGAAAGTTTTTTGCTGCAACGTGGGAATTTTGTGACGAAACTGTTAGCTTCCTCGCTGACACTGCAAACTTTGGTCTTTATGGTCTGCAGCGCCATCGTTCTGCTGGGTAAGGAGCGTCGCTGGCACAATGGCTTTTGGTTTCTAACCCCAGAGGCTGTGCCACCAACTGATGCCTCCAATTTGGGATTGTATATACTGCAGGGAATGCGCAAGTATTTGCTCATTGGCTTGGCATTGGACAGTTTTAAGGGTTTGCTCGGTTGCATCAAAAGCGGACATTGGCAGTTAAGACAGTTCCGTCTGGAATCtatggcttggcttggctgcTATGCGGGCATTTATCGG AGCATACTTTGCTATCTGCGAGGACAACGAGCTATTAACGAAACACAGCTGCGAGTACTGGCTGCATTTGTTGGAGGCATCAGCTACCTGTGCTTTCCCAAGCTCACTATTCTCAGTTATGCTCTGCTTGAGACTGGTCGAACTATTGGGGGCAAGTACAAGACCGACAAAAGAAACCGCCTTGGCATTACTGATGTGATCTTTCCATTTGCGCTTGCCTATATTATCCATACTTACGTTTTCTATCCTAAGAAAATCAGCGGCTTAGGCGGCATCATTATAGATAGCACAACAGCCAACTA tggcagcaacattaGGAAGCGCTTGCAGAAACTCTATCCATTTTTTGCAGAGAATTCTTAg